One Oryza glaberrima chromosome 10, OglaRS2, whole genome shotgun sequence DNA segment encodes these proteins:
- the LOC127786302 gene encoding protein MICRORCHIDIA 1-like: MPAAMAGGTGGAGGGGSRALDCRSFWKAGAFESASAPPREFHDALEAGDFDRARVHPKFLHTNATSHKWAFGAIAELLDNAVDEICNGATFIKVDKSVNLKDNSTMLVFQDDGGGMDPEGVRRCMSLGFSTKKSKKTIGQYGNGFKTSTMRLGADAIVFTRANRGSNVTLSIGLLSYTFLRRTMKDDIVVPMLDFKIQDGHIVPLVYGSQGDWDSSLKIILEWSPFSSKEELLQQFKDIVSHGTKVAIYNLWMNDDGLLELDFEDDDEDILLRDQDKASGGVTKAQKEIVQQHISHRLRFSLRAYTSILYLKKFENFQIILRGKPVEQIRIADELKFKKLVTYKPQVAHDSQVVSVKVDVGFAKEAPVLGIFGMNVYHKNRLIMPFWKVLQEGSSRGRSVVGVLEANFIEPAHDKQDFERTPLFIRLEAKLRQIILDYWKEKCHLIGYQPVDPQLRSQYKAALKDSGNPGPKSQQKASTSRRTGGHTSNLLPETYDDTEVIGLTANGSGSRVRSFGQAQENSMEPVGLDENSVDIGSEGALDPNIMEKLSEENIGLFTRREELRQRDTQLRQTVGELEQQLAETKKKCAQLADDLRIRKSQQQQQPPYI, encoded by the exons atgccggcggcgatggccggcggcacaggcggcgctggcggcggcggcagtaggGCCCTCGATTGCCGCAGCTTCTGGAAGGCCGGCGCGTTCGAGTCCGCCTCCGCCCCCCCCCGCGAGTTCCACG ATGCGCTTGAGGCAGGGGATTTCGATCGCGCGCGCGTTCACCCCAAGTTTCTGCACACCAACGCGACCTCTCACAAGTGGGCATTCGGAG CTATAGCTGAACTTCTTGACAATGCAGTAGATGAG ATATGCAATGGTGCCACATTTATAAAAGTGGATAAAAGTGTCAACCTGAAAGACAATAGCACAATGCTGGTTTTTCAAG ATGATGGAGGAGGAATGGATCCTGAAGGGGTACGACGATGCATGAGTTTAGGATTCTCAACCAAGAAATCAAAGAAAACCATTGGCCAGT ATGGAAATGGCTTTAAGACAAGCACGATGAGACTTGGTGCTGATGCAATAGTGTTTACTCGCGCAAACCGTGGAAG TAATGTTACCTTGAGTATTGGTTTGCTCTCTTACACTTTCTTGAGGAGAACAATGAAAGACGACATAGTTGTTCCCATG CTCGATTTTAAAATCCAAGATGGCCACATTGTACCTTTGGTGTATGGTTCACAGGGTGATTGGGATAGCAGCTTGAAGATAATACTAGAGTGGTCCCCTTTTTCTTCAAAGGAAGAACTGCTACAACAG TTCAAGGATATTGTTAGTCATGGAACTAAGGTGGCAATATACAATTTATGGATGAACGATGATGGTCTTTTAGAACTTGACTTcgaggatgatgatgag GACATATTACTCAGAGATCAAGATAAAGCCAGTGGGGGAGTAACAAAGGCCCAAAAAGAAATTGTTCAGCAACATATATCCCACAGACTCAGATTTTCATTGCGA GCCTATACTTCCATCCTTTACCTTAAGAAGTTTGAAAATTTCCAAATTATATTAAGAGGAAAACCCGTTGAACAGATCAGGATTGCTGATGAACTGAAATTTAAGAAATTAGTTACTTACAAACCTCAAGTTGCACATGATTCTCAAGTG GTCTCAGTGAAAGTCGATGTTGGCTTTGCAAAGGAGGCACCTGTTCTGGGGATTTTTGGGATGAATGTTTACCAtaaaaatcggctaataatg CCCTTCTGGAAGGTCCTTCAAGAGGGATCTAGTAGAGGAAGAAGTGTTGTTG GTGTACTGGAGGCAAATTTTATTGAGCCGGCACATGACAAACAAGATTTTGAGAGAACCCCACTATTCATTCGACTAGAAGCTAAGCTTAGACAGATTATCCTTGATTATTG GAAAGAAAAGTGTCATTTAATAGGTTACCAGCCAGTGGATCCACAATTAAGATCCCAGTATAAGGCTGCTCTCAAAGATTCAGGGAATCCTGGACCTAAGTCTCAGCAGAAAGCTTCCACTAGTAGGAGGACAGGAGGGCATACATCAAATTTGCTACCAGAGACATATGATGATACCGAAGTCATTGGACTGACAGCCAATGGTTCAG GTTCTCGCGTACGATCATTTGGCCAAGCTCAAGAAAACAGTATGGAGCCAGTAGGCTTGGATGAG AATTCAGTAGATATTGGCTCTGAAGGTGCACTTGATCCCAACATCATGGAAAAGCTGAGTGAAGAAAACATCGGTCTGTTCACAAG GCGTGAAGAACTTCGACAACGAGATACACAGTTGAGGCAAACG GTCGGGGAGCTAGAGCAACAACTAGCGGAGACAAAAAAGAAGTGTGCTCAGCTTGCTGATGACCTGCGTATAAGGAagagccagcagcagcagcagcccccTTACATATAA
- the LOC127786303 gene encoding uncharacterized protein LOC127786303: MAAILARAGATAAGGLRSGGDVRRRRNMVAIVAATTTTGAGPAVPKEGSLERPAWSGETPLSRLVGALIAFKPLYSLMKLASREVIIRTAEKSNVPWREMTKQVLESDVYEVFDRIRDLNLVYPDYYLNPFHAYDEGNLSWLAAAEAEPATMSIAKRAIPDAGSIEEANQIVRGNWLNAIEEHHLKNSGNCQINDILDIGCSVGVSTRYLAEKFPSARTVGLDLSPYFLAVAAHKEEKLSRQNPIRWVHANGEATGLPSNSFDLVSLAYVCHECPARAITGLVNEAFRLLRPGGTIALTDNSPKSKVLQELSPVLFTLMKSTEPFLDEYYMLDLEETMRQAGFVNVHSILTDPRHRTVTATVPF; encoded by the exons ATGGCAGCCATcctcgcgcgcgccggcgccaccgcggccggcggcctccgttccggcggcgacgtccgccggcgccgcaacatggtcgccatcgtcgcggcgacgacgaccaccggcGCCGGGCCGGCGGTGCCGAAGGAGGGGTCGCTGGAGCGGCCGGCGTGGTCGGGCGAGACGCCGCTGTCCCGGCTCGTCGGAGCGCTCATCGCCTTCAAGCCGCTCTACTCCCTCATGAAGCTCGCCTCCCGGGAGGTCATCATCAG gACGGCGGAGAAGTCGAACGTCCCGTGGAGGGAGATGACGAAGCAGGTGCTGGAGTCCGACGTGTACGAGGTGTTCGACAGGATACGCGACCTCAACCTCGTCTACCCTGACT ATTATCTGAACCCATTCCATGCGTATGATGAAGGCAACCTGTCATGGCTG GCTGCAGCTGAAGCTGAACCGGCAACGATGTCGATTGCTAAGAGGGCCATACCTGACGCTGGTTCAATTGAAGAAGCCAATCAAATTGTTCGCGGAAACTGGCTGAATGCAATTGAGGAGCATCACCTGAAAAACTCGGGGAATTGTCAGATCAATGACATTCTGGATATTGGCTGCTCTGTTGGAGTAAGCACCAGATACCTGGCTGAGAAGTTCCCTTCAGCGAGAACTGTT GGTTTAGATCTTTCACCCTACTTCCTTGCGGTTGCGGCACATAAGGAAGAAAAATTGTCCCGGCAAAATCCTATCCGTTGGGTTCATGCAAACGGTGAAGCCACAGGGTTGCCCTCAAATTCATTCGACCTAGTCTCCCTTGCTTATGTG TGCCACGAGTGTCCAGCACGAGCAATCACAGGACTCGTGAACGAAGCATTTCGGCTGCTCCGGCCAGGAGGGACCATCGCCCTGACCGACAATTCA CCAAAATCCAAAGTACTTCAG GAACTATCACCAGTGCTATTTACTCTGATGAAGAGCACTGAACCGTTTCTGGATGAATACTACATGCTGGATTTGGAGGAGACGATGAGGCAAGCAGGCTTTGTTAATGTTCATTCTATACTGACAGATCCCAGGCATAGGACAGTCACTGCTACTGTGCCTTTCTGA